Part of the Allofrancisella guangzhouensis genome is shown below.
TTTTACTGCATGCTTTATTTTTTTGGCAGCCACATCATAAGTTTGATAATACAAAGCTTTTTTTTCAGACGAGTCATGGTACCATTTAACTCCATCTACATTTGGATTACAACCAACAGCAAAAGCCAAACCTGATACGCTAGTAGCAATTACTACCACTAAAATTATTTTTTTAAGTTTCATTTTTTCTCCTATGTTCTAAATCTTTCTTATTATATTAATTCCATGACGAATAGGCAAAATTAATGTCTCAATATCTTTTCGTTGATTCACATACTTATTAAAATCATCTAAAGCTTTTGCCCTTTTTTCTTGGGGGCCTAAGACTTCTCCTCGCCATAAAATATCATCTACTATTATGATTCCCTTATCAGAAAGTTTATCTACTAGAATATCAAAATATTTTTGGGTTTGCTTCTTATCTGCATCTATAAATACGATATCAATACCATTTGGCATGCTTGGCAATATTTCACTAGCATCTCCTTCTAAGTATTCAATATTTGGATATTTAGCGATAAATTCTTTAGCCACTTTCTCACCAGCCTGGTTTGGTTTATCAATAGTATAAACTTTTAAATCTGGAGACATTTCAGCCATTGCTACTGCTGACATCCCTGTAAATGTTCCAACATCAACACATACTTTAGCTTGGGTACTAAATACAAAAAACTGTAAAAGCTTTGTAACAATTTTTTCAGATAGCATCTGAGCACCATGGACATTTCCTTTGGTAGAGGATACAAGCTGCTTTAAGTTATCAGATAAATTACTAGTATGCTCAATGCAATACTGCCAAATACTATCTTCTGTGAACTGGTTTTGTTTCATTGACATTTAAAAGGATCTAACTAAAACTCTTAGTATTTTGCATTACCAATTTAGATAATGAAAGTGCTTTTGAGTATTTTTTATGTTAGAATTTCGATGAATTTTATTATAAAAAACTCTCGATAAGCTTGTTGAGTTGTTAATAAATTGATAAGTTTCTGAATCAAGTTCTAAATGGTAGTTATTGTATAATTCCAAACTAGATCCAGAATTTCAAACTATAAAAAT
Proteins encoded:
- a CDS encoding O-methyltransferase; the encoded protein is MKQNQFTEDSIWQYCIEHTSNLSDNLKQLVSSTKGNVHGAQMLSEKIVTKLLQFFVFSTQAKVCVDVGTFTGMSAVAMAEMSPDLKVYTIDKPNQAGEKVAKEFIAKYPNIEYLEGDASEILPSMPNGIDIVFIDADKKQTQKYFDILVDKLSDKGIIIVDDILWRGEVLGPQEKRAKALDDFNKYVNQRKDIETLILPIRHGINIIRKI